One Rhizoctonia solani chromosome 2, complete sequence DNA segment encodes these proteins:
- a CDS encoding Rho guanine nucleotide exchange factor has protein sequence MHPRSIGSILTTRTGRTSTSDDTLNPYSPILQPHRYFKSRRRPLVYPALLSCVAKAFREHIPLANHTKGDMTYASTFDGHEAVSIIAWIIKTSDRNLALLLGRALGAQRFFHHIAFHYQLRDSPTEIYQFKYMSPEAGRRRGNKSTHVRSSSLNTSKVSKFETGSTNRGGNAAGDGGSVSLPSSVFSALTKCYSSTCTKYRACYSPSCPKRFELEQTQHQQHPGSHGHYISNSGYGLQQLPEVNSDERIKRAIKASLIWPRTWSISELDEKIPGRPWLHSAVQEMDNIGSRENKRQKAIQEIIRVQRDFVQDLEYLRDCWIEPLPDQDIVPADRRIEFIQQVFGKFEEMLDVNRRLCTVITTRQKFNRDTEFIGDAFLEMVPHFQSLVQGNNHRIWGGYELEPEEPTNPAFAAFSRTVEQSPPSRDPKLATYLAKSLVHLTHLLQWLEIILENTPQGSRDQVIIPEVINMIRKFLNEGDTDGECTALRLDHVLMLRPDEQMDFKIRDQFEQRQLVYKGRLKYRGGVIKGNVDLQVFLLDHVLLIVKSKKSGRYDQLTLFKRPIPLELLTVSVPEENGGVDRVITLWASTSSDRKKWIQHITARQRATREQRSTFITYTLSGETFTNAIGVNCAALYDHGQRIAYGTDKGVYLQSLHGGQPVKYLDLPDVQQIDVLEDYQSLIVLSGESNFAPDAGNLVIHKVALHISLYKVGYCLDRAHICIAGENTSEGTTIRIKEINGIMCRIGVPLPSESTCEAAGTFKELHIPTEARSFHFLETQLCIVCTKGFKIVNFNTLEVYTLLDLTDVSLNFARFSNDVHALGIYPIDGLFLLCYTEFAFYVYETGRRSKNNTIIRWEGAPTTFALQYPYIMAFDPMFVEIRHVKNGSLVQIIRGSNIRLLYADIQSPDAGSTISTLSSQSRSVLSAQFSQGRIHGRDSIVLASDDGVMMVKLSALASRTLNESLDISIRRPNTAYS, from the exons ATGCATCCACGATCGATTGGAAGCATCCTCACGACCCGAACCGGCCGCACATCTACTTCTGATGACACGTTAAATCCGTATTCGCCTATCTTGCAGCCCCATAGATATTTCAAGTCTCGCCGCCGGCCACTTGTATACCCGGCCTTGCTCTCTTGTGTTGCCAAAGCATTCCGTGAACATATCCCCCTGGCCAACCATACTAAAGGCGACATGACATATGCCAGCACATTCGATGGGCACGAAGCCGTCAGTATTATTGCATGGATTATAAAGACCTCCGACCGCAACCTTGCCCTGCTTCTTGGCCGTGCTCTGGGTGCGCAAAGGTTCTTCCACCATATTGCATTCCACTATCAGCTACGGGATTCGCCCACAGAAATATACCAGTTTAAATACATGTCGCCGGAAGCTGGAAGAAGGCGAGGAAATAAGTCTACCCATGTTCGCTCAAGCTCGTTGAACACCAGCAAGGTATCAAAATTCGAGACTGGTTCAACTAATAGGGGTGGGAACGCAGCTGGAGATGGTGGTTCCGTCTCGCTTCCTTCAAGCGTATTTTCGGCCTTAACCAAGTGTTACTCGTCAACATGTACTAAGTATCGAGCTTGCTATAGCCCCAGTTGTCCCAAGCGTTTCGAGTTGGAACAGACTCAGCACCAACAGCACCCAGGATCTCATGGACACTATATTTCAAATTCTGGTTATGGCCTCCAACAACTACCTGAAGTCAACTCGGATGAAAGAATTAAACGTGCCATAAAGGCAAGTCTTATTTGGCCCCGAACGTGGAGCATTTCTGAACTCGATGAAAAGATACCTGGTCGGCCATGGCTCCATTCAGCAGTACAAGAAATGGATAATATCGGCAGCCGCGAAAACAAGCGCCAAAAAGCGATACAGGAAATAATCCGTGTCCAGCGTGACTTTGTACAAGACCTGGAGTATCTCCGAGAT TGCTGGATAGAGCCTTTGCCAGACCAAGATATTGTTCCTGCAGATAGGCGCATCGAGTTTATACAGCAAGTGTTTGGGAAGTTCGAAGAAATGCTCGACGTCAATCGTCGCCTCTGTACGGTAATTACTACACGCCAAAAGTTCAATCGCGATACCGAATTTATCGGAGACGCATTCCTTGAGATGGTACCACACTTTCAATCGCTTGTCCAGGGCAACAACCATCGAATATGGGGAGGATACGAACTTGAACCAGAGGAGCCAACCAACCCTGCATTCGCAGCATTTTCCCGAACAGTCGAACAGTCGCCACCAAGCCGCGATCCGAAGCTGGCCACATACCTAGCGAAGTCACTTGTACACCTAACACACCTTCTACAATGGCTAGAGATCATACTCGAAAACACTCCTCAGGGTAGCCGTGATCAGGTGATAATTCCTGAAGTCATAAATATGATCCGCAAATTCTTAAACGAAGGTGATACGGATGGAGAATGCACCGCCCTTCGGTTAGACCATGTGCTTATGCTTAGACCTGACGAACAAATG GATTTCAAAATCAGGGATCAGTTTGAACAACGTCAACTTGTATACAAGGGCCGACTCAAGTACCGCGGAGGCGTCATCAAGGGAAATGTCGATTTACAGGTCTTCTTGCTGGACCACGTGCTTCTCATCGTCAAGAGCAAGAAGAGCGGTAGATATGACCAGTTGACATTGTTCAAACGG CCTATCCCGTTAGAGCTACTCACTGTATCTGTGCCGGAAGAGAATGGAGGG GTCGACAGGGT AATTACGCTTTGGGCCTCCACATCTTCTGACCGAAAGAAGTGGATACAGCATATTACGGCTCGACAGCGGGCGACGCGTGAGCAAAGGAGTACCTTTATCACGTACACGTTGAGCGGAGAGACTTTCACGAACGCAATTGGAGTCAATTGCGCAGCTCTATATG ATCACGGTCAACGAATAGCCTATGGAACGGATAAAGGGGTCTATCTCCAGTCCTTACACGGTGGACAACCCGTCAAGTATCTTGACTTGCCGGATGTACAGCAGATTGATGTATTAGAAGACTACCAATCGCTAATCGTACTTTCTGGCGAGTCGAACTT TGCGCCCGACGCAGGAAACCTTGTCATACATAAGGTTGCGTTACACATATCTCTTTATAAAGTTGGATACTGCTTGGATCGCGCCCACATTTGTATAGCTGGAGAGAACACATCTGAAGGCACAACTATCCGGATCAAGGAAATTAATGGCATCATGTGCAGGATTGGTGTACCTTTGCCCAGTGAATCAACATGCGAAGCGGCGGGAACGTTTAAG GAACTTCACATACCCACTGAAGCTCGTTCGTTTCATTTCTTAGAGACCCAGTTGTGCATTGTCTGCACCAAGGGCTTTAAAATTGTCAATTTCAACACATTGGAAGTCTATACCCTGCTGGATCTCACGGATGTATCGCTTAACTTTGCGCGATTTAGTAATGACGTACATGCGCTGGGTATATACCCGATAGACGGATTGTTTCTGCTGTGTTATACCG AGTTTGCCTTTTACGTATATGAAACTGGACGCAGGTCCAAGAATAACACAATTATTCGTTGGGAGGGAGCACCAACTACTTTTG CACTCCAATATCCATACATCATGGCATTTGACCCGATGTTTGTTGAAATCAGGCACGTGAAGAACGGTTCACTCGTCCAAATCATTCGTGGGAGCAATATTCGCTTGTTATACGCCGACATACAGTCGCCGGACGCTGGTTCGACGATCTCAACGCTATCGAGTCAAAGCCGTTCGGTTCTATCAGCCCAATTTTCTCAGGGACGTATACACGGACGAGACTCGATTGTGCTAGCATCAGACGATGGAGTAATGATGGTAAAATTATCCGCTTTGGCATCACGGACGTTGAATGAATCCCTCGATATCAGCATTCGGAGACCAAACACGGCGTACAGTTAG
- a CDS encoding DNA-directed RNA polymerase II subunit RPB4 yields MATRTRRTQNEEEDAAALKLGSEFNNAGCLLISEVKYLLEHREKDSPDTAVYNKTLDYVKTFTKFNTNESSSAVREVLRREPNLTQFETAQIANLCPADVEEARNIIPSLVKIDEDRLQTLLDEVQALRRFQT; encoded by the exons ATGGCCACCCGCACCCGCCGTACGCAAAACGAAGAAGAGGATGCTGCTGCTTTGAAACTCGGGTCCG AATTCAACAATGCGGGCTGTCTTCTCATTTCCGAGGTAAAATACCTGCTTGAACATAGGGAAAAGGATTCTCCCGATACGGC GGTGTATAATAAAACACTCGATTATGTCAAGACGTTTACCAAGTTCAATACCAACGAGTCGTCGAGTGCTGTTCGAGA GGTACTGCGCCGAGAACCCAACCTGACGCAATTCGAGACTGCGCAGATTGCGAATCTGTGTCCGGCAGATGTGGAAGAGGCGAGGAATATTATTCCGAG TCTGGTCAAGATTGACGAAGACCGACTTCAGACGCTCTTGGATGAAGTCCAGGCGCTGCGCAGGTTCCAGACATGA
- a CDS encoding Rho-GTPase-activating protein produces the protein MPEGQPQYPPRTMSLPKGTPPGSPGPGRSPSPTDWGDDIPVVSIAPGSLGDDLVPTGFDEAVLRSLCELDCGVPLLLDRIKQSMVSCREASIFFRKRAALEDEFGRGLFKLARTTTEVYAMNDGKAGSFVSAWASTMKIHEIMGESRVRFAQRLAEMSDELASLAKEVERNRKNAKDLGARYERALQDAETAMEKAKARVSAVTEELERVLVAKEGETMRDAGLRGADGRVIGTGGAGKGALGKAVAKGGALLKGKPASLQKQEEDIRARLSMASDGYRQSMLETQKIRQEYFNFQLPRILRSLKECADEIDLGTQYHLSRYAFLLESPGIKLTIESIDNRTDFKLYMQNYAVAHGAPKGPRREGPAEDGFLPPLPTLDTVQSHLSTSSSVHPSSSVSTSTSSAPSGTPTYPHAQAYGPTQAFPPLQPQPPPAHTPSFGIPLAHLVVRDGTECPKVLTKCAETIERHGLDSVGIYRLSGTTSRVRELRAVLDKDLETVDLDSNEWSGDINNITSVLKMWFRELPEPLMTWELYSSFVEAAQIEGERLRSIRLHEHVNALPDANYSTLKYLMGHLYRISEREHVNQMSRSNLAIVFGPTLLGARREDGELGASVQDTSWQCKAIETILDKYVDIFVDQQRRLLKGWITTTAQRTMALPTRRSGEQRGDEEGYWDAIGDEDEGPHLFWVPAHLHPEIAPSEFRAFLKEHARAASDEGSGSNEGSSQEASSEESAEDKPLPFPGPARALSTGVTRKKSMLSRQYRGTRRRRRAPAGQTQSHQHIRRSPAHDQRPPEDRRARAGCRSRQAARCPPPQSLAQCRPLVPRQGRRVAGQYRRGRLAHYRPPAGPDPASCGPHQDPQAESARRWGRTPLCIHPSRPSQQPVGLCQRYVPSTRRPPLRVRPHHRVRAPCPPAAPALAPDDDWHSDRPMSYTDESTIFDAYADRRDSMTSLTSDEAHNQISALPLDLALGIPAPAVTPTTSQPMLDRAQEEPASQLDSEPLESGHAHEHERELEAAPEPELHHPAPQRHLVAIEQPVPERTPSPGRSHSASASPASSDLHLPQSQPQSQSQPAPAPPRKEKKGGLFGMGKKSKKDKDSEKETGFFGSLFGGSKSKKADDSNHGFSGGQAAAAALLGASKSKSPAPPNQQQPNQPVIQPSANGTYARYPIHVERAVYRLSHIKLANPRRPLYEQVLISNLMFWYLGVINKQQQEEKERAAEREREERERKDKDRDREKDGKDGKAGAKGKAANAGARKAEMPVRGPQYEMQNRQMTEEYTQQQQQQQRPASAPPTDRQYHLPARQQQQQQPQQQRVHSSGDAEFGYSPKSNGGPQGLPPGAMAPQVPHSPTSPTSSQTNLMNNTYTGGGGPYPPMNRPKSAGKGSTGSLGSRNRREASEDDTPLSQLGGSLGRRGR, from the exons ATGCCAGAAGGACAACCACAGTATCCACCGCGCACCATGTCACTGCCCAAGGGCACACCGCCTGGCTCGCCTGGGCCTGGCCGTTCCCCCTCGCCCACCGACTGGGGAGACGACATTCCTGTCGTTTCTATCGCCCCTGGGAGCCTGGGAGACGACCTCGTACCCACTGGCTTTGACGAGGCGGTGTTGAGGAGTCTATGTGAGCTCGAT TGTGGTGTTCCATTGCTCCTCGACCGAATAAAACAATCCATGGTCTCGTGTCGGGAGGCATCCATCTTCTTCCGCAAACGCGCCGCACTCGAGGACGAGTTCGGGCGAGGACTGTTCAAGCTGGCGCGGACAACGACCGAGGTGTACGCGATGAACGATGGCAAGGCAGGCAGCTTTGTCAGCGCATGGGCGAGCACGATGAAGATACACGAGATCATGGGCGAGTCCAGGGTGCGGTTTGCGCAGCGATTGGCAGAAATGAGCGACGAACTTGCGAGCCTGGCGAAAGAAGTCGAACGGAACCGGAAGAACGCCAAGGACCTCGGTGCGCGCTATGAACGGGCGCTTCAGGATGCGGAGACAGCGATGGAAAAGGCCAAGGCAAGGGTTTCCGCGGTCACCGAGGAACTCGAGCGCGTTCTCGTCGCCAAAGAGGGCGAAACTATGAGGGATGCAGGCTTGCGAGGCGCCGATGGAAGGGTCATTGGCACTGGCGGGGCAGGCAAGGGTGCCCTGGGAAAAGCAGTCGCCAAAGGAGGTGCTCTGCTCAAAGGAAAGCCAGCGAGC TTGCAGAAGCAGGAAGAGGACATTCGTGCCAGATTGAGTATGGCTTCCGACGGCTACCGCCAGTCCATGCTCGAGACTCAAAAGATCCGTCAAGAATACTTCAACTTTCAGCTCCCCCGTATCCTTCGT TCTCTCAAAGAATGTGCGGACGAAATCGACCTCGGCACGCAGTATCATCTCTCTAGATACGCGTTTTTGCTCGAGA GCCCCGGGATCAAGCTCACCATCGAAAGCATCGATAATCGCACCGACTTCAAGCTGTACATGCAAAACTATGCCGTCGCGCATGGTGCACCCAAAGGGCCAAGGAGAGAAGGTCCTGCCGAAGACGGTTTC CTACCTCCCCTTCCAACACTCGACACTGTTCAATCCCACCTATCCACATCCTCATCAGTACACCCATCCTCGTCTGTATCTACATCCACATCCTCAGCACCCTCGGGCACGCCCACATACCCACACGCCCAAGCCTACGGCCCCACTCAAGCATTCCCACCACTCCAGCCTCAACCTCCTCCGGCACACACCCCCTCATTTGGGATCCCACTTGCTCATTTGGTTGTCAGAGATGGGACAGAGTGTCCAAAGGTCTTGACCAAGTGCGCCGAGACGATTGAGAGACATGGGTTGGATAGCGTCGGGATCTATCGCCTGAGTGGGACGACGAGTCGGGTTAGGGAACTGAGAGCCGTGTTGGATAAAG ACCTCGAAACCGTGGATTTGGACTCGAACGAATGGTCAGGAGATATCAACAATATAACATCAGTCCTCAAGATGTGGTTCCGCGAGTTGCCAGAACCACTGATGACTTGGGAGTTGTATAGCTCATTTGTTGAGGCTGCGC AGATCGAAGGAGAGCGGCTGCGGAGTATCCGACTGCACGAACACGTGAATGCGCTCCCGGACGCGAACTATTCGACGCTCAAGTATCTGATGGGACACCTGTACCG GATATCCGAGCGCGAACACGTGAACCAGATGAGCCGGTCGAATTTGGCGATTGTGTTTGGGCCGACGCTGCTGGGTGCGCGGCGGGAAGACGGAGAGCTGGGAGCGTCTGTGCAGGACACGAGCTGGCAGTGCAAGGCGATAGAAACGATCTTGGACAAGTATGTAGACATCTTTGTCGA TCAGCAGAGGCGGCTGTTGAAGGGTTGGATCACGACGACCGCGCAACGCACGATGGCATTACCGACGCGCCGCAGTGGAGAGCAGCGAGGGGACGAAGAGGGGTACTGGGATGCGATTggggacgaggacgagggaCCGCACCTGTTCTGGGTTCCGGCGCATTTGCACCCAGAGATTGCGCCGAGCGAGTTTCGTGCGTTTTTGAAGGAGCATGCCCGGGCTGCCAGCGACGAGGGCAGCGGCAGCAATGAAGGCAGCAGCCAGGAGGCATCGAGCGAGGAGAGCGCCGAGGACAAGCCGCTGCCGTTCCCCGGACCGGCCCGGGCGCTGTCGACGGGCGTGACGCGCAAAAAGAGCATGCTGAGCCGCCAGTACCGAGGCacacgacgacgacgacgagccCCAGCCGGTCAGACGCAGTCGCACCAGCATATACGGAGGTCCCCAGCTCACGATCAACGACCTCCAGAAGATCGACGAGCTCGCGCAGGATGCCGATCCCGCCAAGCTGCGCGCTGTCCTCCGCCGCAGTCTCTCGCTCAATGTCGCCCCCTcgt TCCTCGACAAGGCCGACGCGTTGCCGGACAATACCGACGAGGCAGACTCGCCCATTATCGTCCCCCGGCCGGGCCAGATCCTGCGTCGTGCGGCCCGCACCAAGATCCGCAAGCCGAATCTGCCCGGCGATGGGGGCGGACACCGCTTTGCATCCACCCGTCGCGCCCATCGCAGCAGCCAGTCGGGCTCTGCCAGCGCTACGTCCCCTCCACCCGACGACCACCGCTCCGAGTCCGACCACACCACCGAGTCCGAGCACCATGTCCCCCTGCCGCACCCGCCCTTGCCCCCGACGACGACTGGCACTCGGACCGCCCCATGAGCTACACGGACGAGAGCACTATCTTCGATGCCTATGCGGACAGACGCGACAGCATGACGTCTCTCACCTCGGACGAAGCACATAACCAAATATCGGCTCTGCCGCTAGACTTGGCGCTTGGGATTCCTGCCCCAGCTGTCACGCCTACCACCTCCCAGCCGATGCTCGACCGTGCTCAAGAGGAGCCAGCCAGCCAGCTCGACTCGGAGCCTCTCGAGTCTGGGCACGCACACGAGCACGAGCGCGAACTTGAGGCTGCACCAGAACCAGAGCTGCACCATCCCGCTCCCCAGCGACACCTCGTCGCGATCGAACAACCCGTGCCGGAACGCACCCCGAGTCCCGGTCGCTCCCACTCGGCTTCTGCTTCTCCCGCCAGTTCCGATCTCCATCTCCCGCAATCCCAACcccagtcccagtcccaaCCCGCTCCAGCGCCCCCTCGCAAAGAGAAAAAGGGCGGTCTCTTTGGCATGGGCAAAAAGTCgaaaaaggacaaggacTCGGAAAAGGAAACCGGGTTCTTTGGTTCCCTCTTTGGCGGGAGCAAGTCCAAAAAGGCCGACGACTCGAACCACGGCTTTTCCGGTGGCCAGGCAGCCGCCGCCGCCCTCCTCGGCGCCTCCAAGTCCAAATCCCCCGCCCCGCCCAACCAGCAGCAGCCCAACCAGCCTGTGATCCAGCCGAGCGCCAACGGCACCTATGCCCGCTACCCGATCCACGTCGAGCGCGCCGTGTACCGCCTGTCCCACATCAAACTCGCCAACCCGCGACGACCGCTCTACGAACAAGTCCTCATCTCCAATCTCATGTTCTGGTACCTCGGCGTCATTAACAAGCAGCAACAGGAGGAAAAGGAGCGTGCGGCCGAACGCGAGCGCGAGGAGCGCGAGCGAAAGGACAAGGATAGGGACAGGGAAAAGGACGGAAAGGACGGAAAGGCGGGTGCAAAGGGTAAAGCCGCCAACGCCGGTGCACGCAAGGCCGAGATGCCTGTTCGCGGTCCGCAGTATGAGATGCAGAATCGTCAG ATGACGGAAGAGTACacacagcagcagcagcagcagcaacgaCCGGCGAGCGCGCCTCCGACCGATAGGCAGTACCACCTTCCTGCGCgacaacagcagcagcaacaaccaCAACAGCAGCGAGTGCACTCGAGTGGCGATGCCGAATTTGGATATAGTCCTAAATCGAACGGGGGCCCACAGGGGTTACCCCCAGGTGCGATGGCTCCGCAGG TCCCGCACTCGCCCACATCGCCCACATCATCCCAAACAAATCTAATGAATAATACGTACACAGGTGGAGGAGGCCCCTACCCACCCATGAATCGCCCCAAATCAGCCGGTAAAGGCAGCACGGGCAGTTTAGGATCCAGAAATCGACGCGAAGCGTCCGAGGACGACACGCCACTGAGTCAGCTGGGCGGATCGCTGGGGAGAAGAGGCCGATGA
- a CDS encoding actin, whose translation MVRSSSAPKREEVPMKFTTFHVPPVINTKNVSSTYLRSENQTIWARNVAANAQRKRTAEEAFTGKEKAPPTDGAPGSKTLVIHPGSRWLKIGMAADVFPVQVPNVIARRRRTGVPRELVFSNGVIKPASERNAPTSDVREKAGEYEMPAESEEDPFTERTAGIRSSLLARMKFYKLQALPHGSSDAARYNASVKPTTISEHNDASRAEWLGTSLNPIGNEQFFVGNKALLLGEPAESSFTLKWPLRGNSLNTCDYDSAQEIISDIETIWSTALLEELDIPRSRYKELNVILVIPDHFDRFYVRELANVLLVQMGFAQICVQQESLCAAFGAGLSTACVVDIGAVKTSIACVDEGQVVPDTRITLDLGGDDITEYLYYLLKGINFPHKNCQLSETTDWNILTRLKKQMCSLSEVVTSSIQVSIDLTQAKSQTDVALNLYDFHVRKPDQDTEQHTMQVYDEPVVAAMCIFEPRIIDFDAKKARQKSLWTRENVEDVPDFSSDNLTQAMLISTQHLLPPQPVQTFPPKQSQQVPQVDGAHDADGDTEMDVPLQAEPSTETSESSSRSRIGDEKHDMEDEKRDDDEVPTRTARSEDAQADPSDFLLKTDRPPTATIDESTREDRAPSVEIIPELDATAKPPKSKSVASNSAPPPVPVQIDVRWEASKLPLDVAIFNSARAAGGVDRIKKFLQVVIIVGGTSMIPGMVHALESRLQAIAFPLVPGMEKVQVVPSPKDIDPRVLSWKGAAVLAKLEALNDMWITARDWPVPTAVGVARTIAVVVRDGVAMCAPVPPRSWERSSLGHLIDPWRGKGGMLCPVVRKKSHFANSPWEFGVTKGDLIWGTGLGVV comes from the exons ATGGTTCGAAGCTCTTCAGCACCCAAACGGGAGGAGGTTCCCATGAAATTCACGACATTTCATGTGCCACCCGT AATAAATACCAAAAATGTCTCATCAACCTACCTTCGAAGCGAAAATCAGACTATATGGGCCAGGAATGTGGCTGCCAATGCACAGCGCAAAAGGACAGCCGAGGAAGCATTTACAGGCAAAGAAAAGGCACCACCTACTGAT GGAGCACCAGGCTCGAAGACTCTGGTGATCCATCCGGGGTCGCGGTGGCTCAAGATTGGAATGGCTGCCGACGTCTTCCCAGTGCAGGTGCCCAATGTGATTGCTCGCAGGCGTCGCACAGGTGTCCCACGCGAGTTAGTCTTTTCTAACGGTGTTATCAAACCCGCAAGCGAACGTAATGCCCCCACGAGTGATGTGCGCGAGAAAGCCGGAGAGTACGAAATGCCAGCCGAATCTGAAGAAGATCCA TTTACCGAACGCACCGCCGGCATACGCTCATCACTGCTCGCTCGAATGAAGTTTTACAAACTTCAAGCACTTCCGCATGGTTCTTCGGATGCTGCCCGGTACAACGCTAGTGTCAAACCAACAACCATTTCAGAACATAACGATGCCTCCCGCGCGGAATGGTTGGGGACATCACTGAATCCTATTGGAAACGAACAGTTTTTCGTCGGGAACAAG GCTTTGTTGCTCGGAGAACCAGCGGAGAGTTCTTTCACGTTAAAGTGGCCGCTACGAGGAAATAGCCTCAATACGTGTGATTACGATTCGGCTCAGGAAATCATTTCAGACATTGAGACAATTTGGAGCACGGCACTGCTTGAGGAACTCGATATTCCCCGCTCACGCTACAAG GAATTGAATGTGATACTTGTGATTCCAGACCATTTTGATCGGTTCTATGTGCGAGAACTCGCAAACGTGCTCCTTGTTCAAATGGGATTCGCCCAAATATGCGTTCAGCAG GAATCTCTGTGTGCTGCATTTGGCGCGGGTCTCTCCACAGCCTGTGTTGTAGACATCGGGGCAGTCAAGACAAGCATTGCATGCGTGGACGAAGGGCAGGTTGTACCCGATACTCG CATCACACTTGACTTGGGAGGTGACGACATTACTGAGTATTTGTATTATCTCCTCAAGGGAATCAATTTCCCGCACAAGAATTGCCAGTTGAGCGAAACCACCGACTGGAACATTTTGACCCGGCTAAAGAAACAAATGTGTTCTCTTTCTGAGGTAGTTACCAGTTCCATCCAGGTGTCAATCGATTTAACTCAGGCCAAATCACAGACTGATGTCGCACTAAACTTGTACGACTTCCATGTACGCAAGCCCGACCAAGATACAGAACAGCATACAATGCAAGTATATGACGAACCAGTCGTTGCCGCAATG TGCATATTTGAACCCCGCATTATTGACTTCGATGCCAAAAAAGCAAGACAGAAGTCGCTCTGGACCCGAGAAAACGTAGAAGACGTTCCGGACTTTTCCAGTGATAATTTG ACACAAGCGATGCTCATATCGACGCAACACCTGCTTCCCCCACAGCCTGTCCAAACCTTTCCTCCCAAACAAAGCCAGCAAGTCCCGCAGGTGGACGGAGCCCATGATGCAGATGGAGATACCGAAATGGATGTTCCCCTGCAAGCTGA GCCATCGACTGAAACTTCGGAATCCAGTAGCCGGAGCCGGATAGGAGACGAAAAGCATGATATGGAGGACGAAAAACGTGATGACGACGAAGTCCCGACACGAACGGCCCGATCGGAGGACGCACAGGCTGACCCATCGGATTTCCTGCTCAAGACGGACAGA CCTCCCACCGCCACGATTGACGAATCCACCAGGGAAGATAGAGCTCCGAGTGTGGAGATCATCCCCGAGCTCGACGCCACAGCTAAACCCCCCAAATCCAAGTCAGTGGCGTCGAACTCTGCACCCCCACCGGTCCCGGTCCAGATTGATGTCCGATGGGAAGCAAGCAAGTTGCCACTCGATGTGGCGATCTTTAACAGCGCCCGAGCGGCAGGAGGGGTGGATCGAATCAAGAAATTCTTACAAGTGGTGATAATTGTAGGTGGCACAAGCATGATACCCGGTATGGTACACGCATTGGAAAGTCG tcttcAAGCTATCGCGTTCCCACTCGTGCCTGGAATGGAGAAAGTTCAAGTTGTCCCATCGCCGAAGGATATTGATCCACGAGTGCTATCCTGGAAGGGCGCCGCCGTACTGGCCAAACTTGAAGCGCTCAACGATATGTGGATAACTGCGCGTGATTGG CCTGTCCCTACAGCCGTCGGCGTCGCTCGCACCATCGCGGTCGTTGTGCGCGACGGTGTTGCCATGTGCGCGCCTGTGCCACCGCGGTCATGGGAGCGATCTTCGCTTGGTCATCTGATCGATCCCTGGCGCGGGAAAGGTGGAATGTTGTGTCCTGTTGTGCGCAAGAAATCCCATTTCGCGAATTCACCGTGGGAGTTTGGGGTCACTAAAGGGGATCTGATATGGGGTACCGGCCTTGGAGTTGTCtga